The proteins below are encoded in one region of Vitis riparia cultivar Riparia Gloire de Montpellier isolate 1030 unplaced genomic scaffold, EGFV_Vit.rip_1.0 scaffold756_pilon_pilon, whole genome shotgun sequence:
- the LOC117910483 gene encoding uncharacterized protein LOC117910483: MVRERVNSIRPGITEGGPRLIDGTITFPPVDPTRILRPHRDALILSLGMDKFDVRRILIDPGSSADLVQASVISHMGHNLVGIENPGRILSGFNGASTISLGDIVLPVQAGPITLNVQFSVVQDLSPFNVILGCIWLHCMKAIPSTYHQMVSFLTEDG; encoded by the coding sequence ATGGTGCGTGAGCGTGTCAACTCCATCCGGCCTGGGATAACCGAAGGGGGCCCTCGCCTCATAGACGGGACAATCACTTTCCCACCAGTAGACCCCACAAGGATATTGCGTCCGCACCGTGATGCCCTCATTCTATCCTTGGGGATGGACAAATTCGACGTAAGACGCATCTTAATTGACCCAGGTAGCTCAGCCGATCTGGTACAAGCATCGGTCATAAGCCACATGGGACACAATTTAGTTGGTATCGAAAACCCTGGAAGAATCTTGTCCGGATTCAACGGGGCATCAACTATTTCCTTGGGAGACATTGTGCTACCAGTCCAAGCTGGTCCAATCACTCTCAACGTTCAGTTTTCGGTGGTACAAGATTTATCACCCTTCAACGTTATCTTGGGGTGCATATGGCTGCACTGCATGAAAGCCATCCCTTCCACGTACCATCaaatggtaagtttcctcacAGAGGATGGGTAA